One genomic window of Legionella jordanis includes the following:
- the aroC gene encoding chorismate synthase, protein MSGNTFGKLFTVTSFGESHGPAIGCVVDGCPPGLALSAEAIQPFLDKRKPGQSKYTTQRREEDKVEILSGVFEGLTTGTPIALLIRNTDQRSSDYEAIKELFRPGHADFTYHYKYGHRDYRGGGRSSARETAARVAAGAIARLYLKQCFGIEIIAYLQAVGKMKLEFIDEACISTNPFFCPNDRQIEDLGEYINQLRRQGDSVGARVNIIARHVPVGLGDPVFDKLDATLAYAMMSINAVKGVEVGAGFAAVEQLGSEHRDEMSKAGFLSNHAGGILGGISTGQTIEVSIALKPTSSIVKPGKTVNTKGEETEIVTKGRHDPCVGIRAVPIAEAMMALVLMDHVLRHKAQNQ, encoded by the coding sequence ATGAGTGGAAACACATTCGGTAAGCTATTTACCGTGACCAGTTTTGGGGAAAGCCATGGTCCGGCGATAGGCTGTGTGGTTGATGGTTGTCCACCTGGATTGGCTCTTAGCGCTGAAGCCATTCAACCCTTTTTGGATAAACGTAAACCTGGGCAATCCAAATACACGACGCAAAGAAGGGAAGAAGATAAAGTGGAAATTCTTTCCGGTGTATTTGAAGGTTTGACAACGGGCACTCCAATTGCTTTATTAATTAGAAATACGGATCAACGCAGTAGCGATTACGAAGCCATTAAAGAGTTATTTCGTCCTGGCCATGCAGATTTCACCTATCATTATAAATACGGTCATAGAGACTATCGGGGAGGCGGCCGCTCATCGGCACGAGAAACAGCAGCGAGAGTTGCTGCGGGGGCCATCGCCAGGCTGTATCTAAAACAATGTTTTGGAATCGAAATAATCGCTTATTTACAAGCTGTAGGAAAAATGAAGCTAGAATTCATTGATGAAGCCTGTATTTCTACTAATCCCTTCTTTTGTCCAAATGATCGTCAAATAGAAGACTTAGGCGAATACATTAATCAACTCAGAAGACAAGGTGATTCTGTAGGCGCTCGCGTGAACATAATCGCTCGCCATGTTCCTGTGGGATTGGGAGATCCTGTGTTTGATAAGCTGGACGCCACCTTGGCTTATGCCATGATGTCCATTAATGCGGTAAAAGGGGTAGAAGTTGGCGCCGGGTTTGCTGCGGTAGAGCAGCTGGGCAGTGAGCATCGGGATGAAATGTCAAAAGCAGGATTCTTGAGTAATCATGCAGGTGGCATTTTAGGGGGCATTTCAACCGGGCAAACTATTGAAGTGAGCATCGCCTTAAAACCCACCTCAAGCATCGTCAAACCTGGAAAGACTGTAAACACCAAAGGTGAAGAAACAGAAATAGTGACAAAGGGGCGACACGATCCTTGTGTGGGAATTCGTGCGGTGCCCATTGCAGAAGCCATGATGGCTTTGGTATTAATGGATCATGTCTTGCGGCATAAAGCACAAAATCAATAA
- the prmB gene encoding 50S ribosomal protein L3 N(5)-glutamine methyltransferase: protein MTDSYKAACSELQTIVDFIRFGITEARGNDLYFGHGTDNAWDEMFALILESLSLPLNCDPLLLQSHLTQAEKQLLTAQLSRRIKDKVPVPYLTHVAYFCEMPFYVDERVLIPRSPIAELIKQQFSPWLIADQVHRVLDLCTGSGCIAIACSYAFPEAIVDAVDISRDALDVAAINCERHVVQEQVRLIQSDLWQAVPNVRYDLIVSNPPYVGSEEMQSLPAEYQHEPKLALETDNNGLAIVEKILAKAHDYLSDEGILVVEVGNSDQALEEAFPDVPFTWLEFEHGGHGVFLLTREQLKAYFSS, encoded by the coding sequence ATGACTGATTCTTACAAAGCAGCTTGTAGCGAACTGCAAACTATTGTTGATTTCATTCGCTTTGGCATTACCGAAGCCCGAGGTAATGATCTGTATTTTGGGCACGGCACAGACAATGCTTGGGATGAGATGTTCGCGCTAATTCTTGAGAGTCTGTCATTACCATTGAATTGCGACCCTTTACTCTTGCAATCGCACTTGACTCAGGCGGAAAAGCAATTGCTCACCGCACAATTGTCGCGTCGCATTAAGGACAAAGTACCTGTTCCTTATTTAACCCATGTCGCCTATTTTTGCGAGATGCCTTTCTATGTGGATGAACGAGTGCTTATTCCGCGCTCCCCCATTGCCGAGCTCATCAAACAGCAATTCTCCCCTTGGTTGATTGCTGATCAAGTGCATCGTGTGCTTGATCTTTGTACCGGCAGCGGATGCATAGCTATTGCTTGCAGCTATGCTTTTCCAGAGGCCATAGTTGATGCTGTGGACATTTCAAGGGATGCTTTAGACGTTGCCGCCATCAACTGCGAACGACACGTCGTTCAAGAACAAGTGCGGTTAATTCAATCTGACCTTTGGCAAGCTGTGCCTAATGTTCGATATGACTTGATAGTTTCAAATCCTCCTTACGTGGGCAGTGAAGAAATGCAAAGCTTGCCTGCTGAATATCAGCATGAGCCTAAATTGGCTTTAGAAACCGACAATAATGGTTTGGCTATTGTTGAAAAAATTCTCGCGAAAGCCCATGATTACTTAAGCGATGAGGGGATATTAGTGGTTGAAGTGGGTAACAGTGATCAAGCCTTGGAAGAAGCCTTTCCAGACGTTCCCTTCACATGGTTGGAATTCGAGCATGGCGGCCATGGTGTCTTTTTATTAACTCGTGAACAATTAAAGGCATATTTTTCATCTTAG